ATACTGCCCACCCGGGTCGATTTTCTCTCGACTATGGAAGCCGTCGCGGCCGAGCGCACGCTCCGCTAAGGGGTAGGAACCCTCGCCCATGTTCAGATCGCGCGCGAGGTGCGGTTGCGATTCGAAGATGGGGCGTTGCAAGTCCTTCCCTGCGAGCGTGCACAGGTGAACGGCGATCTTCTTCCAGGCCGGTGGCCACGGTTGCTTGTGGATCACGAGAGCGCGAGCTTTGGGGCTTGTCGGCAACCGAGTCACGGCCGCACCCCCAGCAGTTCGTGGAAGCTTACACCGAGAAGATCCGCGAGAAGCCGAAGCTCCCGCCCGGTCCAGGCACGTTCGCCGGAGAGCCGTGCACGCCACGTCTCGCGGCTGAAAGCGAGTGTCGAGCAGACCGCCGCGACCGAAATGTCGCATTCTACCATCCTGGCTTTGATTCGGCGCCGGAAGCCCGCGTCGCCGAGGCCCGTATTCGCGTTGTGCTTGCGTCCCATGACGGAGAACGTAGCCTCGCCCTTGACGCGGATCACGGGAATCACTGCGAAGGTTTTCGAGGCAGATCAGCGCAAAGATGACCGACGCTTCCGGCGCTGAGGCATCTCCTCGTGGATCTCACGGAGGTACTTGTCCACGAGGCGCAGCCAGTCCGCTGAGAAGCTCGCGAATTCCTCTTCGTGGCGTTGCTTGGCGTCACGGAGTCGGTGGCGGATCTCTTTGTCGGAGAGGCCCTCGGCAACAAGGAGGGACAGCATCCGATACCACGTGTTTTCTCTCTCTTGTCCCCTGACAGGCTTGGATTGCGGGTCCGGACCAAGTTCCAGATCGATCCGCAGCGGGACGCTCAGCAGAGGGACGAGCAGGCGTTCATGTACATCCCAAGAGCGAAGAGCGGGTCCGTCCAGCCACTCGACCATCGGGCCGATACTGTCAGGGATCGGGCTGGCAGCGATCTGCAATCGGAGCACAAACTGGGCGACCCATTTCGCGTCGGCGACTTCGTCATCGCGCCCTTCGAAGTATTCCGCCAAGCGTTCTGCGAGTTCTCGCGTCGCGGCGAGCATCTCGATTCGGCACTCGCACAACCTCTTCACCGCCGCCTCGGTCAGAGCAAACCTCTCGCGCAGACGACGGCGCCGGGCAGGTATCGTCTTGCTGCGCTCTCCCAGAGGGGCGCTTTTCAGAGCGTGTAGATTTTTTCGATACAGGGACAACGAGTCTTCGATGATATCCTCGATAGGCATGGGCGGAGAGTTGGCTTCAAACACACGTAGGACTTCGTTAAGCTCGCGCCCTCGCTTGGCACCGCCTTCAACCCACCGCTGATACACTTCATCGATAGCGGCCAGCTTCTTCCGCTCGTCTGCCCAACGCGACATCGTCGCATTCGCGTCTCGAATCGCGTTGTCGTCGCCTTCGCGATCAGGAGGGAGGTGTGCCCTCTGCTTTCTCGCCATCCCCGAAGCCTCCACCGAAGCCGCGCGAGGAAAGGCGACCTCGCGGGAAGCTCGGGCTTCGGGTCGAGCGCACCGACGGTGATCAACCGTCAGCCCCGCGAGGCGTGCGCCGATCCTATCACGGTCGGACCGCCACTTCTTCTACCGGCGCCGCAACCTTCAGTCCCCGTGTCTCGCGTCCGGCGGAAATCGCTTCGGGGTTCGGCGCCGTCAGGCGCTCGAGTGCGGTGATCCAGTCGTGCGTGTCGGTCAACCTGTCTCCTGTGGTCAGTCCCGATAGTGGACGCCGACCTCGAATCGCACGACCGTCGCGCCGTCATAGGGCTGCGGCATGTAGATGGAGGCGTCATCCCACCCGGCGCCGCGGCCCCACCTGATGCCCTGTCCGTAGCCCGTGGTGGACGGCCAGTCGTAGAACGTGGACACCGCGCCCTCAGGCGAAATGCGGTAGAGCGCGGTCGTGTCGAAGTTCGTGACGTAGAGGTTCCCGCATGCATCCACGCGGATCGCGTCGAGCCAATCGCCGCCGGGGATCGTGGCGAACAGCACAGGCGCCGCGATGGGGTTGAGGTCGTCGTCGAGATCGGCCACGTAAATCTGGCCCGCCTCCCCCTGCGTCGTGATGTAGAGGCGCGTGTGGTCCGGGCTGAAGTCGCAACCGCGCGCGCTGGTGCCGGAGACGAGGAGCGTATCGTCGCCGGTCTCGGGATCCACGCGATACAGGTTCATATTGTCGCCGCAGTAGACCATCCCGTCCGGCCCGGTCATGACGCCGTAGACCGTCGTGAACCACGGCACTAGGTAGGTCCAACTTCCATCCGGTGCGATCCGTACGAGTCCGTGATTGCTCGTGGCTACCACGAGGTCGCCGCCGGGTAGGTAGTCCATGCCCTGCACGCCCGACAGGCCACTCACCCAGACGTAGGCGGCGCTCGAGACGCCCGCCTTTAACAGAGGGCTGCCGCCTGAGCCCGCGCCGACGATGAGCCCGTCGGAGCCGAACGCGAGGTCGAATAAGCCCACCGGCCCCCCCAGTTCCTCGACGGCCAGCGGCGCAGATGGGAGGGCGTCGCAGTCCCAAGTGTCGCCCGCATCGGCGCCCGCGTCCTCTCCTGCGTCTATGCCCGCGTCGCCGTCCGCGTCGGTGTCGGTGTCGGTATCCGTATCGGTGTCGGTATCGGTATCCGTGTCGGTGTCGGTGTCCGTGTCGGCGTCGGTGTCGGTATCGGTGTCGGTATCGGTATCGGTGTCGGCATCGGTGTCCGTGTCGGTGTCGGTGTCCGTGTCCGTGTCCGTGTCCGTGTCGGCGTCGGTGTCGGTGTCCGTGTCCGTGTCGGAATCGCTATCGGCGTCGGAGCTCGCGTCCGGCTCTTCGTGACCCAACGACTGATCCGAGCATGCAGCAATCCACAAGAGAACACTCAGGGCTAGGACCGTTCCACAGAAGCTATGATATCGTTTCATTCCCCCTCCTTGATCAGGACCTCGCGGTGAGGTGTCGTTTATCCATCCTGAAACCATCTTCCCCGCAGGGTGCGCCTCGCTTCCCGCACCTGCCAGTCGGCCATCGTCGGCCTACAGCTCCTCGACTCCGGTGAGCTGTGAGATGCTGAACCGCTTCTGGTCGAACACGAGGGCGCCGAAAGCGTTCTTGCCCCTCACGTCGCAGGTCGTCACCCAGCACGCCTTCTTCGTCAGCACCGGGGCCGTGCAGTTCTTCACCTCGATGGAGTCGGGGTCGTGGGCGACCTGTTTGATCGCGTAGGTCACCTCCGAAATCTCGCCGTCCCAAACGCTCGGAGTCGGCGCCTCGCCGCAGACGAGGGCGTACGCAGCGGCGAGATCCTCGGCCTTCTGCGCCTTCGCCAGCTTCCGCTCCGCGGTCTTCAGCTTTCCTTCGAAAAACCGCCGCTCGCTCTTGAGGTTCAGGTCGCTCGGGATGAAGCGGCGCGTCTCCTCGCTGGCGTTCTCCAGGAACGCGATCCGGTCGAGCGCCTTCCGGTACTCCTCGATGAGCGCGGTCCATCCGTCGGAGCTGTCGGCGATCTGGTCCACGCCCCGCACGGTACCCTTCGACAAGGCGATGTCCTCGGCGGCTTCGACGACCGTCTTCGCCCGCTCGACCTTGTCGGCGAGGGACTTCACCGGCTCGAACAGCGGCGCGATCTCCGCCGGGCGCGGGTCCACCGAGCGGTACTCGGCCACCTCCTGTGTCAGCTTCGCGTTTCGCTCCACCGCGTCATCCAGGCGGCCGTTCACGAGGTGCTCCTCGATGACCCGCATGTCGCCTCGGAACCGTTCCGCGTTCGCAGCGGCCGACGACCGCAAGGCGGCGAGACGCGCGACCGAGGCCGCGGAGGCCGCGTCGGCGGCCTTGGCGTCGGCTGCCCTCTTGGCCTGATCGGCGACGACCTGAGCCGCGACGACGGCCTGCTGTTGTTCGACCGCCAAGCGCGCGGCCTCCGCTTGGTCCATGTCACGAATCCACATTCTGATTGCGACGAAGCAAGCCAAGACCAGGATCGCCGTAGCGCAGGCGGTCACCTTCGGGTTCTTGAGGACGAGACCGCTCAGACTTCGCAACCAAGGCTTCGCCGTTGCGGACAGCTTGCCGATGCCGGCGAGCACCGCTGTCGTCACGAGCAGAACGGCTAGGATCACGCCACCCGCAGGGACGAGGGCGACGAGCTGTCCGATGATGCCCGCCACGCCCAAACCAGTCAGGATCCCGAGGATCGCGATGAGGAATTTCCTTTTCCTTTCCGTCATAGCCATGCCCACACCTCCCCATGGAGCCACGGAGCGCCCGGTACTGGCTCCGGTCGCTCGCGCCACCCGTGTTCCCACCACTCCTTGGTCCGGAAGTAGATCTCGGCGCCGATGCCGAGCACGATGAGGACCGCGCCGACGGCCGGTGCGCCCGACAGCGCGGCGATCACCCCAACACCAACGACCACCCAGAGGATTTCTCGATCTGGACTTTCACGGCTGGCCCCCGCGCCGCGCCCTAAAAAAGAGGGCGGTATGAGTCGCAGGCACGCCCGAACTCACCCGCCCAATCCGCACGAACGGGGGGAGTCACCCCCCGTCGCAACGGCTACGGGGTGCGTGCCTGCTTTTTCTTGAGCTTCCCGTTTGCGCGCCCCGTCGCGGGTGACGAATCCGCCAAGCCTCTCGCGAGGCCGGAGTGAGCATCTGGTCAGCTCATCGAGAAGTATCGGCGAAGGAGACGCCGCGGTCAACGGAACGGGAGATCGCGTCGTGTGTGTCCGCGACGCAAGCCGCGGTCAGGCGCTGTCCGTGTTGTCGGTCTTGGGGGCGTCAAGCCAGATGCGCCGCAGCGCGCGGGCGAACGAGTTGTCGTAGCAGGCTGAGTGCATATCTTTGAGCATCAACGTGAGGTCGATGTTCTCGGCCAGGTCGTCGACCACGCCCGGGAGGGTCGTGCTCCCGTTCGGCATTTTCTCCTCGTTCGCGTACTTAAGAAGCGCGAGCGCCGCCTTGAGGCTCCCGGCCTGGACATGCTGCTCGATGACGTCGAGCGCCTTGGCGTTGAGGGTGCGAAGGCGTTCGCGCGTCGCCTTCCAAAGGCCAAGACGAAGCTCGTTCATCGCCGCCATGAACAGCGGGTTCCAGTTTCGCCAGCGGTTGACCGTCTCCCGCGTCACCCCCACTTGGACTGCGACCTCGGCGTCGGTTCGCCCGGTGACGATCAGCTCGATGGCGGTGGTCTGCTGCGGGGTGAGCTGTCGCGGGTGTGAAGGTTTGTGAACTTGTGTGAGGTCCGCGGACCCGACGCTATCGATCCGTACAAGTCTATCTTCCAGGACACGCGCGCCGATCCCCCCGGAGACGTCGGCGACGTCGGTTTGACCGCGCCGCCCTTTCCCGCCGATAGGGGCGGCCCGTACGTCTCGTCCGCCCCGCGGTGCCGAACCCGACCGCGCCCTTCTTCCAGTAGGGCGGGGCCTGGTCCGCTCGATTTGCGTCGAAGTAGTCATTTCGCCCTCCCGGTCCCGCGCTTCCCTTTCGAAGGGACGGCGTCATCGACGATGCCGAACTCCATCAGAAGCTCGGCAATCCCGCGGAAGATTGCGAGACGAATAACTGTCGATCTCGACACGCGCGTCGCCTTGAAGTCGCCTGCGGACCCGATTTTCGGGACCAGCTTGTCTACCTCGTCGAGCAAATCCTTGGGCAAACGCAGCGTGATCGCCTCATCGTTCTTCATCTCCTCTGCCTCCTGTTCCGCGAGCCAGGCGGAGACCCGCTCCACCCGCTTCGGATTTTCGGTCAGTAACCTGTGCAGTTCGGCAAGGTTCTCCCGGATGCGCCGTTCGCGCACCAAGTCCACGGTCACGCGGCGCCCCGGTCGAGGAGTCGCACTACAGACGTCTTGTGCCACCGGCTACCCCGACCGCGAACGCCGTCGGCGTTCAACCGCTCGACGATCCCCCGAATCGAGAGACCGTCCACGCGGAGCTGCCGCACGACCGCGATAACGGTCTGTTCGCCGTCGTCGGCGACGAGGTGGACACCGTCCTTCTCGAGCCGGAAGCCGAACGGCACCGAGCCGCCGGTCTTCTCACCGCGCGACCGCTTGACCGCGAGCGCCGCCCGCGTGCGGGCGCGGATGAGGGCGCGCTCGTACTGTGCGGCACCGTCGATGACCGTCCGCATGAACTCGTCGGCCGGACCGTCGCCGTTGCCCACACCGTCCGCGGCGACGACGTCGGCGCCGTGGCGCCGGATGACCCGTTCGATCATCGCGGCCACGACGACGTCGCGGGCGAGTCGGTCGCGCTTGGCGACGAGAAGGAGGCCGGCGCCATGCGCCTTGACCGCGGAGAGCGCCCCCAGAAGCCCAGGGCGCTTGTCCAGCTCCGCCCCGCCGGAGATGCCCTTGTCCTCGAACACGGCGACAAGAGAGGCACCTCGAGCCGCACACCACGCCTCCAGTGCCGACCGCTGCGCGACGGGTCCGAGATCCTGCGCATCGGTGCTCACCCGCAGGTATCCGATCACTTTCGTCGCGTCGCCCTTCCGTGTTCCTCGCTTCATCGTCGCCTCCGTGGCTGTACTCATTATGTAATACATAATGGTTACCTTGTCCATGCGTTTTGTACACGCTTCGAACGAAGCGTGTACAACCCACCGCGTGTCGCGATACGCCTCGCAGGCATCGGCCTCCCAAACACGTTTATGGAATGAGGGCAAAAACGTTGATCTGCATCCCCTCTACTGCGGGGTCGGGCCATCCGACTGGCACGCCTGGGATGTCCCCCACGGCAATTCTGAGATCCGTGAAGAACTTCTCCCACCCTTTACCCCAGCTTGTCTGCTGACGGAGGGAAACTGGTTTCTTCGCTGTGCAGACGACGATCACGGCGCCCGGCACTTCCGCCTGTCGGATGGTCTGGATGTCGTCCTCGATTTTCGATGTCCACTTGCCAGAGGTCCAGTCGTGGACCACGGCCAGTTCGACCCACCCATCTCCCTTCGAATTGGCGCCAATCGGTGGAACGAAAACGATATCGCATCGAGGCGGATTCTTTCTATCGACTGGGTACGGCAACTCGGTGCCGAGGCTCGGGTGCGCTTTGGGTTTGCTCCACTCACAGAAAGCTTCCCATTTGATCCAGCCCTCGAAACTGTAGCCGGTCGCCGAGATCACGGCGAGGTCTTCACGCTTTCCCTCCAAGCGGTCTCGCAGCAGGCCAACCAATTTCTGTACGTTCTCCATCATCAGTACTCCCAGCTCTCGTGCGCCGGTGGCGCAGCGTTCAACTACTCACGGACGTGGCGCCACATCGACATGGGCCTGTTCATGAGCGCCCGGCCTGGTGGTTGCGTTCGACGACGTGTATCAGTTCGTGGAGTGAACCACACCCTACTCACGGTCCAGGACGCACACAACGGACACCGCGGTAGGCGTCGACGTTGTACGGAGCCACGATACCGAGGATGAAGCTGACACCCCACGAAAGAAGGGAATCGTAGGGGGTCGACGACCAATAAAAATCGCCATCAGAACCGAAAAGTTCGTTGCACTGGTCGCTCTCGGCGCACGTGTTGCAGTAGCCATTGCTCCCGCCCAATACGTCGCTGTCGCACTCATCCAGCACGTCGACGAGGTCTTGGCGGCTCGGCAAGACCCAGTTCGAATGCCCAGCAAGGGAAAGCCCTTCGCAATAGTCGACCGCGTCCTGCCAACTGAAGCTTTCCCCCGCTTTCGGGTGTTGCCAACACAGACCAGACGTTGCATCGTAGCGCCCGCCGTCACAGTTGAGCGAATCGGTGTCCGTATCGGCATCCGTGTCTGTATCCGAGTCAGAATCTGTATCCGTGTCCGAATCCGTGTCCGAATCCGTGTCCGAATCCGAATCCGAGTCTGAGTCCGTGTCACCCGCGCAAACGCAGTCTCCCCATGCGCTACCGTCACCGAGGCACTCCTGCGCGCCATTCGAACCGTCGGTACAAACGCACGCCTGCGTTGCGCCCGCCTCACACACAGGATCGGTTCCACACGCAGAAAGCGCAAACGCTCCCACCGTGAGTTCCGCCAACAGCAGACCTCGAATCGTTTTCATCTTGTTCTCCCTACAGTGAGATGAGGAAAGAACTATGGCACGCGCACGGGAGCCCGACAAGGATAGCCATGCACGCACGCTGGGCCCTGTCGCTCCACTCGCCATCGCCTGCGCTATCCTCCCCCGCGATCCGCAAACGCGGAGCTCGGCACGGCGCTCGTCGAGCGGCACCTCGCGTGGCTCGACTCCCGCGGCGCCGCACCGGTGTGGATCGGAGTCGCAGCGGGGAACGGGGAGGCGTTGCCGCTCTACGCGCTGTTCAGCGTCAAGCCGAGGATCCACATGCTCGAGAAGTCGCGTCCATGAGCGCGCGGCCGGATTTCAGAGATGATCGGAGGCAGCCGAGGAGAGCCCAGCGGCCGTTGCCATGTACCGCTGCCGACTGCTCCGCGGCTTGTCCGACTCGGTCATGGCGAGCAACCCGGCATCGAGGAGCGGGC
This genomic window from Pseudomonadota bacterium contains:
- a CDS encoding helix-turn-helix transcriptional regulator — translated: MGRKHNANTGLGDAGFRRRIKARMVECDISVAAVCSTLAFSRETWRARLSGERAWTGRELRLLADLLGVSFHELLGVRP
- a CDS encoding SMP-30/gluconolactonase/LRE family protein, whose amino-acid sequence is MGHEEPDASSDADSDSDTDTDTDTDADTDTDTDTDTDTDTDTDADTDTDTDTDTDTDADTDTDTDTDTDTDTDTDTDTDTDADGDAGIDAGEDAGADAGDTWDCDALPSAPLAVEELGGPVGLFDLAFGSDGLIVGAGSGGSPLLKAGVSSAAYVWVSGLSGVQGMDYLPGGDLVVATSNHGLVRIAPDGSWTYLVPWFTTVYGVMTGPDGMVYCGDNMNLYRVDPETGDDTLLVSGTSARGCDFSPDHTRLYITTQGEAGQIYVADLDDDLNPIAAPVLFATIPGGDWLDAIRVDACGNLYVTNFDTTALYRISPEGAVSTFYDWPSTTGYGQGIRWGRGAGWDDASIYMPQPYDGATVVRFEVGVHYRD
- a CDS encoding ribbon-helix-helix domain-containing protein codes for the protein MTVDLVRERRIRENLAELHRLLTENPKRVERVSAWLAEQEAEEMKNDEAITLRLPKDLLDEVDKLVPKIGSAGDFKATRVSRSTVIRLAIFRGIAELLMEFGIVDDAVPSKGKRGTGRAK
- a CDS encoding recombinase family protein; this encodes MKRGTRKGDATKVIGYLRVSTDAQDLGPVAQRSALEAWCAARGASLVAVFEDKGISGGAELDKRPGLLGALSAVKAHGAGLLLVAKRDRLARDVVVAAMIERVIRRHGADVVAADGVGNGDGPADEFMRTVIDGAAQYERALIRARTRAALAVKRSRGEKTGGSVPFGFRLEKDGVHLVADDGEQTVIAVVRQLRVDGLSIRGIVERLNADGVRGRGSRWHKTSVVRLLDRGAA
- a CDS encoding DUF1566 domain-containing protein gives rise to the protein MKTIRGLLLAELTVGAFALSACGTDPVCEAGATQACVCTDGSNGAQECLGDGSAWGDCVCAGDTDSDSDSDSDTDSDTDSDTDTDSDSDTDTDADTDTDSLNCDGGRYDATSGLCWQHPKAGESFSWQDAVDYCEGLSLAGHSNWVLPSRQDLVDVLDECDSDVLGGSNGYCNTCAESDQCNELFGSDGDFYWSSTPYDSLLSWGVSFILGIVAPYNVDAYRGVRCVRPGP